The genomic DNA TCGTCAGAAGGGCATCGTGCAAACGGAAAACCGTCGCTGGGCGGCAGCAAAGCGGGTGGGAAGGACGCTCGCTATCGTTTTTGACGCCCCCAGCCGCAGAGAGGCTGAAGAGATGCTGAAGAGGGTACGTATCCACGAACAGGAGGCGCAGCATGAGTGAACTGGTACTGACCCGACGTGACCTGCTCAAAGCAACGGCGGGCGCCGCGGTTGCCGCTCTGACTCCTGAGGTGCTGGCGCAGGAGAAACCCAGGCGAGCCAAAGTGGTGCTGGTACGCCACAAGGAGGTGATCGACGCACAGGGCAAAATCCACGAGAACGTGCTGATGCAGATGTTAGACGAGGCGGTCACTGCCCTGCTGGGCGTGAAAAACCCGGTAGATGCGTGGAAGCGTCTTGTCAAGCCCACTGACCTAGTGGGTATCAAGAGCAACGTCTGGAATCCCCTTCCTACCCCGAAACAGGTGGAGCAAGCCATCCGAAAGCGACTGATGGACGCGGGTGTTTCGGAAGGCAATATCCGCATCGATGACCGTGGCGCCAGGCAAACGCTGGCAGATTGCACCGCCCTCATTAATGTGCGCCCCGTACGCACGCACTGGTGGTCAGGCATTGGCGGATGCATCAAGAACTACATCATCTTCTCAGAGAACCCATCCAGTTATCACCCGGATGCCTGTTCCTCGCTCGCTTCGGTGTGGAACCTGCCTGCGGTCAAGGGCAAGACGCGCCTGAATATCTTGCTCGCGTTGACACCGCTCTTCCACGGGCGGGGACCCCATCACTGGGACCCGCGCTACGTCTGGCAGTACAAAGGGTTGTTCGTGTCGCTGGACCCGGTGGCGGTAGACGCGATGGGGCTGAAACTGATACAGGCAAAGCGTCTGCAGCACTTCGGAGAAGACGTCGCTCTGGAGACTCCTCCCAAACACATCCGTGAAGCGGAGGTAAAATATGGACTGGGGGTCAGTGACCCCAACCGGATAGACCTGGTCCAGCTGGGCTGGAAAGAAGACATTTTGATATAAGAGGTGACTGATGCTGGGCAAGGCGCTGCGTTCGAAGACTGCCATCCGTCGTCTGCATGAGCAGTATGCTGCTCAGTACGGCAGAGAGATGACCATCGCCTTCCTGCTGCAGGATTGGGATGACCCGTATAACGTGGGTGGCATGTTTCGCGTGGCGGATGCGGTAGGCGCGAAGGAGCTCATCATGACGGGGCATACCCCCCTACCCCCGCATCCGCAAATCCACGTCACCTCGATGGGACATCATCGGCGTATCCCCTTCCGCTATTTTGAACACCATGAGGAGGCGATTGCCCGTTTGAAACTGGAAGGTTACCACCTGGTGGCGATAGAAATCGCCGAGCACGCCCAACACTACAAAGATTATCTGTACCCCGAAAAGGTCTGTTTCGTCGTCGGCAACGAGGTGAACGGGGTATACAACAAGGTGCTGGCGATGTGCGACGGGGCGGTATTTATCCCCATGGCAGGTAAGGGCAAGTCGTTGAATGTGGTGGTTGCAGCGGCAGTGGTGGCGTTCGAGGCGTGGCAACAGCCCGAGCACGAGGAGGGTTCTACGAGTTCTCTGCCCCCTGGAGAAACCATTCCAGCGCCGTTTGAACAGTAACTCCCTCTGGCATGTTGTGCGGAGGTGGGTAGAGAGTTATCAAACGACGCTGAGCGTGTGGATACCATTGCGCAGCCTCTACCAGTGCACGTACTTCTCGCTCGGCGGTCTGGCGATCCGTCAGGTCAGCACATACCTGTATGAGATCTTCACCTCCATCCCAATAACGCGCGAGAAAGTCCACCTCGTACCCTTTGGGGGTACGCACATAATGCACCTCTGCGTCGCGGCGCATCAGTTCCAGCAGCACACAGGTTTCCAGAGCACGTCCGAGATGGGATCGCTCGCTTCGATCGTATATCGGTATGAATCCCGGGTCCACAGGGTACACCTTGCGAGGGTTTACCATCCTCTGTCGCTCGGAAGAAGCCGCTATGGAAATGGCGCGCACGAGAAAGGCATCTTCCAGATAGGACAGGTAATCGTAAACATTTTCCTTGCCAATAGCAATGCCCTGTGAACGCAGGTCGTGATACATTCTGTTCACACTACACATGCCTGCAGGGTTTGAGAGCAAAAATGTCACCATCCAGCGCAGAGCCACAGGATGAGACACATCGTAACGCTCAATCACGTCGCGAAGAAGCACTACATCCACATAACCGCGAAGCAGCTGATAGCGGTCCCTGGCGGGTACTCCCTGCGCTTCTGGGAAACCACCCTCCAGCAAATACGCCTCCAACCGATTCTGCAGGAAGGAAAGGTCCGTTTGGGGCAGATGTGTTACAGGCTGTTCTGGTACGATACCTTGATGGCGCAGATATTCCCTGAAGCTGAACGGATAGAGTCGCACCTCCATCGCACGCCCCCGCATACTGGTTGCCACCTCTCGCGAGAGTAAGCGCGCTGAGGAACCCGAAAGGAACACCTTTATCTTTTCGGTGTCCATCAGTCGGCGCACAAAGGTTTCCCACCCTGAGACCACCTGTATCTCGTCCAGAAAGAACACTACCCTCTCACTTTGACGCTTCCGAGGATAGAGCAGGTAATACTCCTCTACCAGCACCTGCAGATCGGTGGCTTGCATTCCCATCAGGCGATCATCCTCGAAGCTGAAAAAGAGCAGAGAATCACGAGGCACACCTGCTCTCAGGTGCTCACCCAGAACCTGCCACAGGAAGGTGGTTTTGCCCACACGACGCATTCCCACTACTGCAATGGCTTTGCCCGGCACCTGAGGCAATCGCACATCACGCGGAGTGAGTGTGGGTATCTCTGCATGGATGCTATCTATGATTTTTTGTCGTATCCAGTCGCGCATGGTAGCACAGGGTCGGACTTTTCCAGGAATATTCTATCACAGATTTTCCTTCTACGAAGGAAAATCTTGCCCCTATTTTTCCTTCAGGGAAGGAAAATTGCTGGGGCGAGGAACACAACGCAGCTTTTAGCCGCTCTCGCCCTGTTCGTACGAGGAGTAGTAGTACGGCGTTTCCGCTTCGAACTCGGCGGCGCAGGTGTCTACCATCTTGTACACCGGCTCGATACCCAGCGCCTTGCGTGCCCGGCGTAACGTCATCTCGTCCACACCGGCGATGTCTGCCAGCATCGCATCGGGAAAGCCTTTGCCCTTCGCCGCGCGCAGCAGCTCCTCAGCCGGGTGCTGGTTGCAGGGGTTCTGCACCAGGTCACGCAGCTCGCGGGCGTGCAGCCTCAGGCGCGTCTCCAGCTCCACTAGCTGGCGTATCTTTTCCAGAAACCAGGGGTCTATGCTGGAGATTTGCGCCACCTCTTCCACCATCATGCCCCGACGGAACGCCTCCGCAACGATGAAGATGCGCTCATCGGTGGCGACCGCCAGCCCCTCTTCAATCTGCATATCAGAGAGCGCAGCCACCCCTCGCCGCGTCAGTCCCATCACACCGATTTCCAGACTGCGCAGCGCCTTCATCAGCGCTCCTTCAAAGGTGCGGTCAATTGCCATCACTTCACCTGTCGCCTTCATCTGGGTGCCAATGCGTCGGTCAGCGGTGACGAACTTGTCGAAGGGCCAGCGCGGGAACTTCACCACCACGTAGTCTAACGCCGGCTCGAAGCACGCTTTGGTCTTCTTGGTGACCGCGTTTTCGATCTCGTCCAGATGCAAGCCGATAGCGATTTTTGCCGCCACCCGGGCGATGGGATAACCCGTTGCTTTGGACGCCAGCGCTGAGGAACGCGACACGCGCGGGTTGACCTCTATCACGTAATACTGGAAGCTGTTCGGGTCTAAAGCCAGCTGCACGTTACATCCGCCTTCGATGCCCAGCGCGCGGATGATGTTGAGCGAGGCGGTGCGCAGCATGTGATATTCCTTGTCGGTCAGCGTCTGGCTAGGCGCAACCACGATGCTATCACCGGTGTGCACGCCCATTGGGTCAAGGTTCTCCATGTTACACACGGTGATGCAGGTGTTTGCCGCATCACGCATGACCTCGTACTCAATCTCTTTCCACCCCAGCAGACACCGCTCCACCAGCACCTGGTGGCGCATGGAAAGGTTCATACCCAGCCGCCCGATTTGCAGCAGTTCCTCCTCAGTGTAAGCGACGCCACCACCCGTACCGCCCAGTGTGTATGCAGGGCGCACAATAGCCGGATACGGGCAGATTTTCGCTACCTCGCGCAGCTGTTCTTCGCTCTCCACAATCCATGATTCGGGAACCGGCTCGCCGATAGCGTGCATGGTTTCCCGGAAGAGCTCACGGTCTTCCGCCTTCTGTATCCCCGACAAGGGCGTGCCCAGCAATCGCACATCGTATTTATCCAGAATACCCGCCTCGGCGAGCTGCGCCGCTAGATTCAGCCCTGTCTGTCCGCCCAACGTAGGCAATAATCCATCCGGTCGCTCGCGGGCGATAACACGCTCCGCGAACTCCACCGTTAACGGCTCGATATATACACGGTCGGCGATTTCGGTATCGGTCATGATGGTCGCAGGATTCGAGTTCATCAACACCACCTGCACGCCTTCCTCCTTCAGAGCGCGGCAGGCTTGCGTGCCCGCATAGTCAAACTCCGCCGCCTGACCGATGACTATCGGTCCTGAACCAATGACCATCACTTTTCGGATGCTTGGGTCTTTCGGCATATTGTTCCTCGTGCACCTCAGCTTTCACCACATTACGCAGACTAAAGCCTGCGGCTACGCCAAAAAGCAGACCGTCACCGCTTTCCTGTCATTCTGACCTGTCTACTTGTCATTTTTCTCCAGCACCTCTGTCATGCAATAAAGCAACCACAGCCCCGCCACGTTGCGCTCCATGTCGGAGGGCACCTCGCCCAACCCACCCGCAATGCGCAGGGTGGTGGCAAGCAACCGTCCCCTGCCCACCGTTGCATCTATCAGATACTCATGTATCCTCAGTGACCGGGCATCTATACGACGCAGCACTGGCTGTATCACTGCATCTGCTCCCAGCACCTCCGTCAGGCTCTCCGGTAGCAGGGCACAATCGCAAGTCAAGCCCATAAATTGCGCCCCGGTATAGCCCTGCTGTCGGAAACCTCTCCACAACGGGTGAGGCAAGAATAGCCTTATTGCCTCGCGCCAGAAGGGCACCCCCTCTGCGGGCAACCCGTCATGTTGCTCATGGAAAAGAACAACCTGGGCACCCCCTCGTAGAGATTCCAGCAGTGAAGAATGCCACGCGGAGGCGATGATACGCCGCTCGTTCGGAACCTGTGTTTCGGTTATACGACGCAGCCCCCATCCTACATTTTCTGCTGCGCGCAGCTTGTGCTGTGGGTCGTAAACCGCCCATGCGCTCAGCACACGGGGGTCTATCTGGGGATAACACCACAGCTCCCACTGGTTTTCTATCTGTTCGCCGTCCGTCTGGAGTTCACAGCACAGGGTGAGCTGCTCCATCCGCTTAACCGCCGGCATATCCAGTTCCAGTGTCGCTACGGGCGTTAGCGTGCCCACCCGCAGCAGTTCCGACACCGCGCATTCGCCTTGCTGCAGGATTTCATCTGCCTCGTTCAATAGACGCCAGCGCAACCTTCCTTTGCAATCAGCGCGGCCGTAGTGCGACAGCGATATGTGCGCTACCACGGTTTCTCCACCGCGGAAGTTCCACCAGTCCACGTAAGCCGGGCGGTCTCCGCCGTTTACCCATTCGCGCCTGCGGTGGAACTGCAACAGCAGCACGCTATCGGCGTTGAAGCGACGGAACTCTGCCGGCTGCCATTTCAGCTCGCCTAGGTCGTCCCACATCCCCGAGGTAGCGATGGGGGTATCGCTGATGCTGGTTACCGCATAGCCGCTGATCTCACGATACAGGCGCGTGGTTTCAATCGTCACTTTGCGATGAAACAACGCCTGTCGTCTGGAGGAAAACTTCAGCGCACTGCGGTATGCCTCCAAGCCATGCAATTGCAACTGTCTCATCTGCTGCACCGCATACACCACGGGGCGTACCCCCTGGGGGTTCACGTCTTCATCGTCCATCATCCACCAGGGCGGGGCACCGCCGTTTGCCTCCAGGAGGGCAGGTATATCCCGGAAGGTATCTGCATCACAGTACTCGCCGAACAGCCAGGGCTGTGGTGCGCGTCCGCGCGGCGCAAAGTAGTCAAATAACGGGCGAAGGAAGGGCAGGTCGCAATAAAAGTGGTTGTCGTAGAAATCAGCGTACTCTTTGAGCAAGCCGTGGTACGCCTCTCCGCCCCCGCTGTTGTCTCGCACCAGAGGGCTATCGGTCAGCCGTTTCACCAGTCTATAGAGCTTCTCCAAAAAGGGCGCGCCGA from Armatimonadota bacterium includes the following:
- a CDS encoding tRNA/rRNA methyltransferase, whose translation is MLGKALRSKTAIRRLHEQYAAQYGREMTIAFLLQDWDDPYNVGGMFRVADAVGAKELIMTGHTPLPPHPQIHVTSMGHHRRIPFRYFEHHEEAIARLKLEGYHLVAIEIAEHAQHYKDYLYPEKVCFVVGNEVNGVYNKVLAMCDGAVFIPMAGKGKSLNVVVAAAVVAFEAWQQPEHEEGSTSSLPPGETIPAPFEQ
- a CDS encoding ATPase; translated protein: MRDWIRQKIIDSIHAEIPTLTPRDVRLPQVPGKAIAVVGMRRVGKTTFLWQVLGEHLRAGVPRDSLLFFSFEDDRLMGMQATDLQVLVEEYYLLYPRKRQSERVVFFLDEIQVVSGWETFVRRLMDTEKIKVFLSGSSARLLSREVATSMRGRAMEVRLYPFSFREYLRHQGIVPEQPVTHLPQTDLSFLQNRLEAYLLEGGFPEAQGVPARDRYQLLRGYVDVVLLRDVIERYDVSHPVALRWMVTFLLSNPAGMCSVNRMYHDLRSQGIAIGKENVYDYLSYLEDAFLVRAISIAASSERQRMVNPRKVYPVDPGFIPIYDRSERSHLGRALETCVLLELMRRDAEVHYVRTPKGYEVDFLARYWDGGEDLIQVCADLTDRQTAEREVRALVEAAQWYPHAQRRLITLYPPPHNMPEGVTVQTALEWFLQGAENS